Within Cellulophaga sp. L1A9, the genomic segment TGGAGGTTCAGCGAATCATTGGAGCAGATATTATTATGGCATTTGACGAGTGTACGCCATATCCATGCGATTATAAATACGCACAACGTTCCATGCATATGACGCACCGTTGGTTAGAGCGTTGTATTAATCATTTAGAGAAAGTACCGTACAAGTATGATTACAGTCAATCTTTTTTTCCGATTGTACAAGGATCAACCTATAAAGATTTAAGACGTCAATCTGCAGAATATATTGCGGGAGTAGGAGCAGAAGGCAATGCAATTGGAGGTTTGTCAGTAGGAGAGCCGGCAGATGAAATGTATGCCATGACCGAAGTGGTTTGTGAAATACTTCCAGAAGATAAACCTAGATATTTAATGGGGGTAGGTACGCCTATAAATATTTTAGAAAATATAGCTTTAGGTATTGATATGTTCGATTGTGTAATGCCAACGCGTAATGCGAGAAATGGAATGTTATTTACAGCACACGGGACCATTAATATCAAGAATAAGAAATGGGAGGATGATTTTTCTCCGGTGGATGAAATGGCAATAACGTTTGTAGATACAGAATATTCAAAAGCATATTTACGTCATTTATTTGCGGCCAATGAATATTTAGGAAAACAAATAGCTACCATCCATAACTTAGGTTTTTATTTGTGGTTAACTCGTGAGGCAAGAAAACATATCTTAGCAGGCGATTTTACAGAATGGAAAAACAAAATGGTAAAACAAATGGATAAAAGATTGTAACCTTGACCATTTTAGATAGATACATATTAAAGCGTTATTTAGTAACATTTTCAGTAATGTTACTATTGTTTATCCCAATTGGGATAATGGTTCACTTATCTGAGCAGTATAATAAAATGCAAGATAATGACGCACCATTAGACGAAATATTAATGTACTTAGGTAATTTTTCTATTTATATAGGAAGTATGTTGTTGCCTATTTTTCTATTTCTTTCCGTTATTTTTTTCACTTCAAAATTAGCAAGTAATACAGAGATTGTAGCGATGCTAAGTTCCGGTATTTCCTATGGCCGTTTTCTAAGGCCTTATCTTATTGGTGCTGTGATTGTGGCTATATTCATGCTTTTAATGGGAATGTTTATTGTGCCAAATGCTAGTAAAGGCTTCAATGAATTTAAGTTCAAATACCTTAAAAAAGGAAAACAAGACCGAGTCACTGAAAATATCTTCAACCAACTAAATGCTAAGGATTTTATTTATGTAAGTAGGTTTGATCCCGCTAGAGATATAGGTTATAATTTTTCTATGGAGCATTTTAATAAGGATAATGTACTAGAATACAAACTGTCTGCAGCAAATATTAGGTGGATCCCTGCAGATTCTATTTACAGACTTACGTCGTATGTGAAGAGAACATTAAATGGAGATACTGAAATTTTAGAAACAAAGAGGAGATTAGATACCGTGTTTCCTTTTAAAATAAACGATTTAACACCGGTGTCTTACGTAGCGGAGACAAAAAATTTATTTGAATTAAATACGTTTATAGCTAATGAGAAGCGTAAGGGGGCATCTAATATCAATATCTATATATTGGTTAAATATAAGCGATGGGCTATGCCTATAACCGCATTTATATTAACGCTTATTGCTGTAGCAGTGTCTTCTCAAAAACGTAGAGGTGGTATGGGCGTAAATTTAGCTTTTGGTATTTTAGTAGCCTTTGTTTATATATTTTTCGATCGTGTCTTTGGGACTTTAGCGGAACAATCAGGTTTTTCACCCTTGTTAGCGGTAATTGTGCCCAATGTATTATTTGGTTTTCTAGCATTCTATTTATTGCAAAAAGCCAAAAGATAATTTAGTAAAATAATCCCCTTTCTATTACATTAGCGCAATGACAGATAGGCTTAAGAATTACCTTCATTTACATTTTATTATTTTTATCTGGGGGTTTACAGCAGTCCTAGGAAAGCTAATAACTATTGATGCTTTGCCTTTGGTGTGGTATAGAATGGGAATAGCAGTGCTACTCATTGCTGTATTTATTGCAGTAAATAAATTTTCTTTAAAAATTCCGATAAAACAGATTGCCATTATGGCTGCTGTTGGGGTTGTCATTGCTTTACACTGGTTAACATTCTTTAAATCGATAAAAGTATCCAACGTTTCTATCGCATTGGCTACCCTGTCTACTGGAGCGTTATTTACGGCAATCATAGAGCCGTTTATATATAAACGGAAGATGATCTGGTATGAGATCGTTTTTGGTGTGGTGGTAATGGTAGGGCTGTATATTATTTTTAATGTAGAAACACAGTATGTAGAGGGGATAGTTTTAGCATTAATATCAGCACTATTAGCCGCTATTTTTTCCATTGCAAATGGTAAATTAATTCAGGCACATAGGCCTAGTGTAATCTCTTTTTATGAGCTAACGGCAGGGGTGTTGTTTATTACCGTTTATTTAGCCATACGTGGCGATTTTGATGCTGGTTTTTTTCAAGTTTCTAAAAATGATTGGATCTATTTATTTATTCTTGCCTCTATCTGTACTGCCTACGCATTTATTGCTTCAGTACGGGTTATGAAGGTGTTAACGCCTTATACCGTAATGCTTACCGTAAATTTGGAGCCTGTGTACGGGATTTTTTTAGCGTTTATATTTTTAGGTGATAGTGAAAAAATGAATCCACTATTTTATTTCGGAGCACTACTGATTTTAAGCACAGTAGTAGCAAATGGATTAATAAAAAATAAAGGAAAATTAAAAAAACGGAATAGGAGTTAGGCATACCTATTTAATGTTTTATATTTGTCAACTATTATAATTTAAACAGGAATACTCATGGAATATTTAGATTTTGAACTTCCCATAAAGGAACTAGAAGAACAATTAGATAAGTGCATGATTATTGGTGAAGAGAGTGATGTAGATGTTACAGAAACCTGTAAACAAATAGAAAAGAAGCTTTTTGATACCCGTAAGGATATATATAAAAATCTAACTGCTTGGCAGCGTGTACAATTGTCAAGGCACCCAAATAGACCTTATACACTGGATTACATTAATGCCATCTGTGGAGAAACTTTTTTAGAGCTTCATGGAGATCGTAATGTTAAGGATGATAAGGCAATGATTGGGGGTCTAGGTAAAATTGGAGACCAAAGCTTTATGTTTATTGGACAGCAAAAGGGATACAATACTAAAACCCGTCAATACCGGAATTTTGGTATGGCAAACCCGGAAGGTTATCGCAAAGCTTTACGTTTAATGAAATCTGCAGAGAAATTTAATGTTCCTGTAGTATGTTTTATCGATACTCCTGGTGCATACCCCGGTATTGAGGCAGAAGAGCGTGGACAAGGAGAAGCCATTGCGCGTAATATTCTGGAAATGACACGCCTTAAAGTTCCAATTATCGTTGTGATTATTGGAGAAGGAGCCTCTGGTGGTGCTTTAGGCATTGGTGTAGGCGATAAGGTTTTAATGCTAGAGAATACATGGTACTCGGTAATTTCGCCAGAATCTTGTTCTTCTATTTTATGGAGAAGCTGGGAATATAAAGAAATTGCAGCCGAAGCATTGAAGCTTACCGCTACAGATATGAAAAAGTTAAAAATAATCGATGAAATTGTAAGAGAACCAGTAGGAGGTGCTCATAGTTACAGAGATAAAACTTTCGAAATTGTAAAAAACAAAATTTTAACAAATTTTGAAGAGCTTAAAAAGTTATCACCAAAAGATTTAGTAAATAAAAGGATGGACAAGTACGCCAATATGGGTGTATTTAATGGTTAATTCCTGATTTATCATACAATTATAAAATCTGAAGATATAATTCTTCAGATTTTTTTTGTTGTCAACACAAAAACGTAACTTATTAACATATAAATTGTTAATGAACTGTTGACATCCAAAATCCAATTTTAAAGTTAACCTAAGGTTAATTACATACTTTCGTAATTATGGAGAAACCGAGTCCGATAGTAGGTCACAAAGTAGACAAGTCTAATTTAATAAGCTTAGAGCGTGGGAAAATTCCGCCTCAAGCAATTGATTTAGAGGAGGTTGTGATAGGGGCAATGATGATTGATAAGAAAGGTATCGATGAGGTTATTGATATTCTTCACCCTGAAGTTTTTTATAAAGATGCGCACCGATTTATCTATGAAGCGATCTTTAAGTTGTTTGAAACCTCTGAACCAGTCGATTTATTAACCGTTTCTTCGCAATTAAAGAAGGATGGTAAATTAGAAGCTGCTGGCGGAGATTTTTACTTGATAAAATTGACTCAAAAAGTGGCTTCATCTGCACATATTGAGTTCCATGCACGTATTATTCTACAAAAATATATTCAGCGTAGTCTAATTAAAATTTCAAATGAAATTATTCAAGCTGCTTATGATGAAGCAACGGATGTATTTGATTTATTAGATACGGCAGAATCTAAATTATATGATGTTACCCAAGGGAATTTAAAACGTTCTGCAGAAACTGCTCAGAATTTGGTAATTCAAGCAAAAAAGAGAATTGAAGAAATTGCAAATAAAGAAGGCCTTAGTGGTGTGCCTTCAGGTTTTGATAAAGTAGATAAACTAACTTCTGGATGGCAGCCGAGTGATTTAATTATTATTGCAGCACGTCCTGGTATGGGTAAAACAGCTTTAACTTTGTCTATGGCAAGAAACATGGCTGTTAATTCTAATATTCCTGTAGCCTTCTTTTCTCTGGAGATGTCTTCCGTACAGTTAATTACGCGTTTAATTTCTTCTGAAACAGGTTTGTCTTCAGAAAAACTGCGTACAGGTAAATTAGAGAAGCACGAATGGGAGCAATTAAATGTAAAAGTAAAGACGCTTGAAAAAGCACCTTTGTTTATTGATGATACGCCCTCGCTTTCCATCTTCGATTTAAGGGCTAAAGCAAGACGTTTGGCATCCCAACATGGCATCCGAATGATCATGATAGATTATTTGCAATTAATGACCGCTGGGGGAAGCCAGAAAGGTGGTGGTAACCGTGAACAGGAGATCTCTACGATTTCTCGTAACTTAAAAGCATTAGCAAAAGAATTAAGTGTACCTGTAATTGCACTATCGCAGCTTTCTCGTGCGGTAGAAACAAGAGGGGGTACTAAAAGACCATTACTTTCTGACCTCAGGGAATCTGGTGCAATTGAACAAGATGCAGATATTGTATCTTTTATCTATAGACCAGAATACTATAAGATTGATGAATGGGATGATGACGAACGCTCACCAACTGCTGGTCAAGGAGAATTTATTGTAGCAAAACACAGGAATGGTGGTTTAGAGAATATTAGGTTAAAGTTTATTGGTAATCAAGGTAAATTTGATAATTTAGATGACTTTGATTCTCCTTTTGAGTTTCAATCTAAGATGAATGATGGAGAAGAAAATCCATTTGCCACTAAAAACCTTCCAAATGCAGATCAAGCTTTTGGAAGTTCTATGAATGAAACACCGCCAGATTTTGATGATAGTGATGTCCCTTTCTAAATTTAAAATTATTACATTTAAAAATAATATAAAGAGGATGCTTTTAATAGGCATTCTCTTTCTTTTTTCTACATCAATGTTTGCCTCTGCAATCCTAATTCCTATGGATGCAGAATCACAGAAAAATCATTTAAAAGCATACGGAATTACCTATTGGATTTTAGCGAAGCAACAAAAGGTACAATGGCTTTTGAATTATAGAGGAGGTTCTTTTTTATTGCCAGATGGTGAGGCTATCCGCAAAGAATGCCAGATTCGTGGTGTTTCTTTTGAGGTCATATCTGATAATGATGCGAATGCAATTCTAGAAGAAATTTCTAGTCCATCTAAAAATCAAGAAGCAGTCATTTTAGAGAAAGCACCAAAGATTGCCGTATACACTCCTAGTGGAACATTACCATGGGATGATGCAGTAACCATGGTATTAACATATGCTGAAATTCCGTACGAAACAGTATATGATGAAGAGGTTTTAGAAGATGGCTTAGTATTGTATGATTGGTTGCATCTGCATCATGAAGATTTTACAGGACAATATGGTAAATTTTATGCGGCGTACAAAGCTGCGCCATGGTATTTGCAAAGTAAAAAAGATGCAGAAGCATTGGCTTCAAAACTGGGGTATAGCAAGGTATCTGAAGAAAAAAGAGCCGTATCTTTAAAGATTAGAAAATATGTGATTGGAGGCGGATTCATGTTTGCGATGTGCTCGGCAACAGATAGTTTTGATATCGCTTTGTCTGCCTCAGAGGATGTAGATATTTGCGAGGCTATGTTTGATGGTGATCCGTCGGATGCAAATTATCAGTCTAAATTAAATTATGAAAAAACCTTTGCGTTTAAAGACTTTACTTTAGAACGTAATCCATTGGTCTATGAGTTTTCATCTATAGATATGACCACGAAGAGAAATATTAATAAAGAGAGTGATTATTTTTCTTTAATGGATTTTTCAGCAAAATGGGATCCTATACCTACAATGCTTTGTCAGAACCATACAAGTTTGGTGAAAGGATTTATGGGGCAAACTACTTCTTTTGAACGTTCAGAGGTGAAGCCAACTGTTCTTGTATTAGGAGAGAATAAAGTAAATGGCGAAGCCCGCTATATTCATGGAATTAAGGGAAAAGGATTTTTTACATTTTACGGAGGTCATGATCCAGAAGATTATCAGCACAGAGTAGGAGACCCTAAAACAGAATTAGAGTTACATCCTTCTTCTCCCGGTTACCGGCTAATCTTAAATAACGTGTTATTTCCTGCAGCTAAAAAGAAGAAACAAAAAACTTAAAAACACCACATAAGACATTGAAAAAGCGAATGGTACTGATACTTGGAATACTGATTATATTTACGATCGGTTTTTTTGTGTCAAGGAAAATTAACCTGAACTCTAATTTTGAAGTTGGACAAAAAATTGACGATTTAAATGGTGTAGTTGTTTACTATAATGGAGGTGTGGGTAATGTAGCTGGCCGTGAAGTAACCGAAGATGGGTATAATCTAGGTTTAAAATATCAATGTGTAGAATTTGTAAAAAGATACTATTATCAAGCATTAAATCATAAAATGCCGGATAGTTATGGCAATGCAAAAGATTTCTTCAGTAAAACCTTAGAGGATGGTGGCTTAAATATTAATCGTAACCTTAATCAATTTACAAACCCAAGCAGTTCTAAGCCTAAAGTAAATGATTTAGTAGTGTATTCTGGAACCTTATTTAACAAATACGGGCATGTAGCTATTATTTCAAAAGTAACAGAACACGAGATTGAAATTATCCAACAGAATCCAGGCCCTTTTGGACAATCCAGAGAAACGTATGACCTTCTTCATGAAGAAGATAAATGGGGTATTGATAATGATCGTATACTCGGGTGGTTACGAAAATAAATGCTATTTTAATTCTATGTTATCATTTTATAGTAGCGCATTTAATATAAAAAACCGCTATCAAAACTATTGTTCTGTTAGCGGTTTTTTTTGTTAGTGGCATCTATTATATAGCTCAACTAATGTTTAAATTCATGGAGATAAACTTAACTTAGAACGTCCCAATAAGGTGACTTCCTTCAGCATTAACTAATTCAGCACCTTTAGTTACCTCACCAGTTGCTGTATCTATAACATAAATATTTCCATTTTGACCTACTGGAGCTTGAGTTATGTAAATATCCGTACCATCAACAACAAAACCTTGGTATTGAAATAAGTAGAAATCGGCGTCATAAGGAATGGCATCAATTTTTGTGGCCATTTTTGTATTTAAATCAGCAAGAGCAAAAAATCCTTGGGCACCAGCAACACCTTCTTGAGATGCGTCATGACGGTAAGCAATAACGGCTTTTCCATTGGCAGCAGGTTTCCAGGCAAGAATGTAGGCACCTTCGATACCTAAGGCATCATCCAAATTAAATACATAAGAATCGTCATATTGGTTATCTGCATCAATCTTTAAAATGTGAGAACCTTCAGGATCACTTTGGTTCGCTTGGTACACACTTCCATTATAAAGAAAGGCATTAATACTTCGGTAACCATTTGTATTTCCATATCCTACAGTAGAAGTAATTACAGATGGGTTTAATAAAGATGGGTAATCTAGTACAATGGTTTTAGAACCTAATATTTCATAATCACTATCACTCTCTGTAGTTGCTGGGTCTAATTTGCTTAAACGAGCTCCAATATATAATTTATCTCCAGCCTCATTTAATACAGGCATATCTATTCTTGAAATATAGTATCCTAAGGCCTCTTCTTCCGGACTCAAAGCAACACTGTGTTCTTGAAATTCATTAATTAATGAATTTTCCAGATCTAGGGTTACTACACCAATAGTTGCATTTGTACGTGTGTATTTTTCATTTTCATCAAATTCATTTTCTGTAGAAACATAAACAGCAGCTCCTGTTTTATCACCATCATATAACTTAATCCATCTTGGAGCTGTTCCAACATAGGGAGCAATACTTATTTCAGTTCCTGTTTGGGTAAAAACCTGTCCACCTTCTACCATGTACTTGGTGTAGTTTCCACCGGTATCGCCGGCATAACTTATGTTGAATATGGTAGAACCGTCTTCAGACGATTGTAAACGAGCCGTTCTGTTGGAAGGAGCAATAAATCCATTGTCAAAAACATTAATTGATGTATTTGGGTCTTTAGCATCTTCACTACGTACGGAATAAATTAATGTGCCACCATTTCCATCGCCAGGATTATCACCCATTCGTGCTCCTGCAACTGTAATCCATCTAGATTCAGCTCCAGTCTCAGGAGTTGTTTCTGTTTCTGGATCTACAGAATTGTCGTCATCACTACAAGAACTCATGAAGCCAATGGTTAATAAAATTGTAGCTAAAGTTTTAAAATTTAAAAGATTATGTTTCATTTTTAGGTCTGTTTTTATGATTATAATTTATCTAGTGTGTAATTTATTTTCAAGTAAAAAGCTCTTCCTGGTTTTTGAACGGATAGGTTGTCATATACAGGTTTGTCAACTATATTTTTGATATCAAAACTCACTACAAATTTGTTACCTGGAAAAGCGTAGCTAAGACCAAGGTCTTGGACCACTTGTTGCGGTACTTTAAAAAAATCATCTCCAACGGTATTTGATCCTTGTGATACCAAGTATGAAAACTCATCCGTAAAGTATAGGGTGTAGAAGAGGTTAAGGTTTGATTTTTGTTGTATGAAATTTTTGAATGAATAGCGTAAACTCCCATTCATAGTGAAAAACGGAGTGTTGGGAATATCAAATGCTGTTCCGGCGGTTGTTTCTGTGGTTAAATCAAACCGAGAGATATTGAAATTAAAGCCTAGATTGTTATTGTAACTATAATTCAATTGAGCATCAATTCCCTTAGATTTTGCATTTCCTTGGTTTACATATACAATTAATTCATCATCAACATTAAGAGATGTTTCAATAGGCAAACCAATTCTATCTTTAATATTTCTCGTAAATAGATTTGTAGCTATAGTAAACTCGTGTTTTTTTATTTTAAAGCTTCCAAAGCGAAAACCTAGATTGTAATTGTTACTTATTTCTGGTCGTATATTTGGGTTGGCAACTACATTATCACCATCATTCCCAAAAACTTCTGTTTCATCAGGTAACCGAATGGCTTTTTCTGCAGAAGCTAATAGTGTTATGTTAGGAGCGATGGCATAAGACGATGCGAAACCATAGCCTTGGTAGGCGTTAATACTAGTTATAGTTTCATCAACTACCCTATCATTACCATCTTCATCGGCTTCAATTTCGGGATCAATACTAATTGTTTTTTGCTG encodes:
- the tgt gene encoding tRNA guanosine(34) transglycosylase Tgt, coding for MKFTLKHTDPHSKARAGEMITDHGKIETPIFMPVGTVASVKGVHQKELKEEINPDIILGNTYHLYLRPKTQILEKAGGLHKFMGWDRNILTDSGGYQVYSLSANRKIKEEGVKFKSHIDGSYHTFTPESVMEVQRIIGADIIMAFDECTPYPCDYKYAQRSMHMTHRWLERCINHLEKVPYKYDYSQSFFPIVQGSTYKDLRRQSAEYIAGVGAEGNAIGGLSVGEPADEMYAMTEVVCEILPEDKPRYLMGVGTPINILENIALGIDMFDCVMPTRNARNGMLFTAHGTINIKNKKWEDDFSPVDEMAITFVDTEYSKAYLRHLFAANEYLGKQIATIHNLGFYLWLTREARKHILAGDFTEWKNKMVKQMDKRL
- a CDS encoding asparagine synthetase B; translated protein: MDAESQKNHLKAYGITYWILAKQQKVQWLLNYRGGSFLLPDGEAIRKECQIRGVSFEVISDNDANAILEEISSPSKNQEAVILEKAPKIAVYTPSGTLPWDDAVTMVLTYAEIPYETVYDEEVLEDGLVLYDWLHLHHEDFTGQYGKFYAAYKAAPWYLQSKKDAEALASKLGYSKVSEEKRAVSLKIRKYVIGGGFMFAMCSATDSFDIALSASEDVDICEAMFDGDPSDANYQSKLNYEKTFAFKDFTLERNPLVYEFSSIDMTTKRNINKESDYFSLMDFSAKWDPIPTMLCQNHTSLVKGFMGQTTSFERSEVKPTVLVLGENKVNGEARYIHGIKGKGFFTFYGGHDPEDYQHRVGDPKTELELHPSSPGYRLILNNVLFPAAKKKKQKT
- the dnaB gene encoding replicative DNA helicase encodes the protein MEKPSPIVGHKVDKSNLISLERGKIPPQAIDLEEVVIGAMMIDKKGIDEVIDILHPEVFYKDAHRFIYEAIFKLFETSEPVDLLTVSSQLKKDGKLEAAGGDFYLIKLTQKVASSAHIEFHARIILQKYIQRSLIKISNEIIQAAYDEATDVFDLLDTAESKLYDVTQGNLKRSAETAQNLVIQAKKRIEEIANKEGLSGVPSGFDKVDKLTSGWQPSDLIIIAARPGMGKTALTLSMARNMAVNSNIPVAFFSLEMSSVQLITRLISSETGLSSEKLRTGKLEKHEWEQLNVKVKTLEKAPLFIDDTPSLSIFDLRAKARRLASQHGIRMIMIDYLQLMTAGGSQKGGGNREQEISTISRNLKALAKELSVPVIALSQLSRAVETRGGTKRPLLSDLRESGAIEQDADIVSFIYRPEYYKIDEWDDDERSPTAGQGEFIVAKHRNGGLENIRLKFIGNQGKFDNLDDFDSPFEFQSKMNDGEENPFATKNLPNADQAFGSSMNETPPDFDDSDVPF
- a CDS encoding CHAP domain-containing protein yields the protein MSRKINLNSNFEVGQKIDDLNGVVVYYNGGVGNVAGREVTEDGYNLGLKYQCVEFVKRYYYQALNHKMPDSYGNAKDFFSKTLEDGGLNINRNLNQFTNPSSSKPKVNDLVVYSGTLFNKYGHVAIISKVTEHEIEIIQQNPGPFGQSRETYDLLHEEDKWGIDNDRILGWLRK
- a CDS encoding acetyl-CoA carboxylase carboxyltransferase subunit alpha; this encodes MEYLDFELPIKELEEQLDKCMIIGEESDVDVTETCKQIEKKLFDTRKDIYKNLTAWQRVQLSRHPNRPYTLDYINAICGETFLELHGDRNVKDDKAMIGGLGKIGDQSFMFIGQQKGYNTKTRQYRNFGMANPEGYRKALRLMKSAEKFNVPVVCFIDTPGAYPGIEAEERGQGEAIARNILEMTRLKVPIIVVIIGEGASGGALGIGVGDKVLMLENTWYSVISPESCSSILWRSWEYKEIAAEALKLTATDMKKLKIIDEIVREPVGGAHSYRDKTFEIVKNKILTNFEELKKLSPKDLVNKRMDKYANMGVFNG
- a CDS encoding DMT family transporter, which codes for MTDRLKNYLHLHFIIFIWGFTAVLGKLITIDALPLVWYRMGIAVLLIAVFIAVNKFSLKIPIKQIAIMAAVGVVIALHWLTFFKSIKVSNVSIALATLSTGALFTAIIEPFIYKRKMIWYEIVFGVVVMVGLYIIFNVETQYVEGIVLALISALLAAIFSIANGKLIQAHRPSVISFYELTAGVLFITVYLAIRGDFDAGFFQVSKNDWIYLFILASICTAYAFIASVRVMKVLTPYTVMLTVNLEPVYGIFLAFIFLGDSEKMNPLFYFGALLILSTVVANGLIKNKGKLKKRNRS
- a CDS encoding LptF/LptG family permease; this translates as MTILDRYILKRYLVTFSVMLLLFIPIGIMVHLSEQYNKMQDNDAPLDEILMYLGNFSIYIGSMLLPIFLFLSVIFFTSKLASNTEIVAMLSSGISYGRFLRPYLIGAVIVAIFMLLMGMFIVPNASKGFNEFKFKYLKKGKQDRVTENIFNQLNAKDFIYVSRFDPARDIGYNFSMEHFNKDNVLEYKLSAANIRWIPADSIYRLTSYVKRTLNGDTEILETKRRLDTVFPFKINDLTPVSYVAETKNLFELNTFIANEKRKGASNINIYILVKYKRWAMPITAFILTLIAVAVSSQKRRGGMGVNLAFGILVAFVYIFFDRVFGTLAEQSGFSPLLAVIVPNVLFGFLAFYLLQKAKR